The Fusobacterium polymorphum genome segment ACTTAAAAGAAGTTATGTTTGAAGGACCAGAAGATTTATTGAAAAGAACAGATTATACCCAACCTGCAATAGTTAGTTTAAGTTTAGTTTTAACTGAACTTTTAAAAGAAAAAGGAATAGAAGCTGATTATGTTGCAGGACATTCTGTTGGAGAATTTGCAGCTTTTGGTGGAGCAAATTATCTTTCAATAGAAGATGCAGTAAAACTTGTTGCAGCAAGAGGAAGAATAATGAGAGAAGTTGCTGAAAAAGTAAATGGAAGTATGGCAGCTGTTCTTGGTATGGATGCAGAAAAAATAAAAGAAGTTTTAAAATCAGTTGATGGAGTGGTTGAAGCAGTAAACTTTAATGAACCTAATCAAACAGTTATTGCTGGGGAAAAAGAAGCAGTAGAAAAGGCATGTGTAGTTTTAAAAGAAGCTGGAGCTAAAAGAGCAATGCCACTTGCAGTATCTGGACCTTTCCATTCATCACTTATGAAGGAAGCTGGAGAACAATTAAAAGAAGAAGCAAAAAATTATACTTTTAATGTAGGAAAAACAAAAATAGTAGCAAATACAACTGCTGAACTTTTAGAAACTGATTCAGAAGTAAAAGATGAAATTTATAGACAAAGTTTTGGACCTGTAAAATGGGTAGATACTATAAATAAATTAAAAGAATTAGGTGTTACAAAAATTTATGAAATAGGACCTGGAAAAGTTTTATCAGGACTTATCAAAAAAATTGATAAAGAAATAGAAGTAGAAAATATTGAGTTAATATAGTCATAAAAAAAAGTTGGATAATATACTAAAATAGTGTATAATAAATATAGTTTAATAATTTTAAGGAGGAGAATATGTTAGACAAAGTAAAAGAAATTATAGTTGAACAATTAGGAGTGGATGCTGATCAAGTTAAACCTGAATCAAATTTCGTAGATGATTTAGGAGCAGATTCTTTAGATACTGTTGAATTAATAATGTCTTTTGAAGAAGAATTTGGAGTAGAAATTCCAGATACTGAAGCAGAAAAAATTAAAACTGTACAAGATGTTATAAACTACATAGAAGCAAATAAGAAATAATTATGTTCCATTAGGAATAAAAATTACGGGGTATATTTATTTATATCCCGTTTTCTTTACATAAATAAAAATTAAGTAGAATAGATAGAGGTGAATAATGAAAAGAGTTGTTGTAACGGGATTAGGACTTATTTCTGCATTAGGAATAGGTTTAGAAGAAAGTTGGAAAAAACTTATAGATGGTGAAACAGGAATAGATTTAATAACTTCTTATGATACAACAGACCAACCAGTTAGAATAGCTGGGGAAGTTAAAGGTTTTGAACCAACTGATTATGGAATAGAAAAAAAAGAAGTTAAAAAATTAGCAAGAAATACTCAATTTGCTTTAGTTGCTACAAAAATGGCACTAGAAGATGCTAATTTTAAAATAGATGAAACTAATGCAGATGATGTAGGAGTTCTTGTGTCAGCTGGTGTTGGTGGAATTGAAATAATGGAAGAACAATATAGAACTATGTTAGAAAAAGGACCTAAAAGAATATCACCTTTCACAATACCAGCTATGATAGAAAATATGGCAGCTGGAAACATAGCTATATACTATGGAGCAAAAGGACCTAATAAATCAATAGTTACTGCATGTGCATCAGGAACTCATTCAATAGGAGATGGTTTTGATTTAATTCGTCATGGTAGAGCGAAAGCTATGATAGTTGGAGGAACAGAAGCAAGTGTAACTCAATTCTGTATAAATTCATTTGCTAATATGAAAGCTCTTTCAACTAGAAATGAAACTCCTAAAACAGCTTCAAGACCATTTTCAAAAGATAGAGATGGTTTTGTAATGGGTGAAGGAGCAGGAATTTTAATTTTAGAAGAATTAGAAAGTGCTTTAGCAAGAGGAGCAAAAATATATGCTGAAATGGTTGGATATGGGGAAACTTGTGACGCAAACCATATCACTGCTCCAATAGAAACTGGAGAAGGAGCAACAAAAGCAATGAGAATTGCTTTAAAAGATGCAAATATTCCTCTTGAAGATGTAACATATATAAATGCTCATGGAACTTCAACTCCTACAAATGATGTTGTAGAAACAAGAGCTATAAAAGCATTATTTGGAGATAAAGCAAAAGACTTATATATTTCTTCTACAAAAGGAGCAACTGGACATGGACTAGGAGCTGCTGGTGGAATTGAAGGAGTAATTATTGCAAAAGCAATAGCAGAAGGAATCATACCTCCTACAATTAATTTACATGAAACAGAAGAAGAATGTGATTTAAATTATGTTCCTAACAAAGCTATAAAAGCTGATGTAAAAGTAGCAATGTCTAACTCATTAGGTTTTGGAGGACATAACTCAGTTATAGTTATGAAAAAATTTGAAAAATAAAGAAGAGGAAAAGAGATGAAGAATCTATTAGATTTAGAACATAAACTAAACTATTACTTCAATGATAGAAACTTATTGAAAAATGCTCTTCTTCATAAATCACTTGGTAACGAAAGAAAAGAATATAAAAATCAAAACAATGAAAGACTAGAACTGCTGGGAGATGCAGTTCTAGATCTTATTGTTGCTGAATATTTATATAAAAATTATAAAAATGCTTCAGAAGGGACAATAGCAAAATTAAAAGCTATGATAGTTAGTGAGCCAATACTTGCAAAAATTTCTCGTCAAATAGGAGTTGGAAAATTCCTTATGTTGAGTAGAGGAGAAGTGATGTCAGGTGGGAGAAATAGAGAATCTATTTTAGCTGATTCATTTGAAGCTATATTAGGTGCAGTCTATATAGACTCTAATTTAGAGGAAGCAAGAGTTTTTGCACTAAGTCATATAAAGCAGTATATAGACCATATAGAAGAAAATGAAGATATTTTAGACTTTAAAAGTATTTTACAAGAATATGTACAAAAAGAATTTAGAACAGTTCCAACTTATGAACTGGTAGCAGAAAGAGGACCTGACCATATGAAAGAATTTGAAATTCAAGTAATTGTTGGTAATTATAAAGAGAAGGCAGTTGCAAGAAATAAAAAGAAAGCAGAGCAATTATCTGCAAAGGCATTATGTATAAAGTTGGGAGTAAAATACCATGAAGCATTATAATATTCCAGTGTTTATAAGTCATTTTGGTTGTCCTAATGCTTGTGTATTTTGTAACCAAAAGAAGATTAATGGAAGAGAAACAGATGTTAGTTTAGATGATTTAAAAAATATTATAGATAGCTATTTAAAAACTCTTCCAAAAAATTCCATTAAGCAGGTGGCATTTTTTGGTGGAACTTTTACAGGTATATCTATGAACTTACAAAAAGAATATTTGGAAGTTGTAAAACATTATATAGATAATAATGATGTTGAAGGAGTTAGAATATCAACAAGACCAGAGTGCATAGATGATGAAATTTTAACTCAATTAAAAAAATATGGTGTTAAAACTATTGAATTAGGAATACAGTCCTTAGATGATAAGGTTTTAAGAGCCACTGGTAGAAATTATACTTATGATATAGTTAAGAAATCTTGTGATTTAATAAAAAATTATGGTTTTGAGTTAGGTATTCAACTTATGATAGGTTTACCTAAATCAGACTTTAAAAGTGACTTACAATCTGCTATAAAAAGTTTAGACTTAAATCCTGATATAGCAAGAATATATCCAACTCTTGTAATAAAGGGAACAGAACTTGAATTTATGTATAAAAAAAATCTATATCAATCTTTAAGTATAGAAGAAGCAGTGGATAGGACAGTTCCTATTTATTCTTTATTGGAGCTTAAAAATATAAATGTAATTAGAGTAGGGCTTCAACCTGCTGAAGATTTAACAGCTGATGGGGTAATAATATCAGGACCATTTCATCCAGCATTTAGAGATTTAGTAGAAAATAAAATATATTTTAATTTTTTATCTAAGATTTTTGATAAAGATAAAAAACTGGATATAGAAGTAAATGAAAAAAATGTATCAAAAATTGTGGGACAGAAAGCTATAAATAAAAAAACTTTCTATCCCAATTTTAAAATATTGATAAATAATGATTTAAGTTTAGATGAGTTAATAATAAATTCTAAAAAATATACTAGAAAAGAGATATTAGAGGGAGAATTTAATGAAAAAATATCTGATTTTATCTAAAAGTTCATATGAAATAAAACTTGCTTTACTTGAAGATAATAAATTAGATGAAATGTATATAGAGAGAAATAATCAAAAAGAAATCACAGGAAATATCTACAAAGGTAAGGTTGTAGATATTTTAAATAGTGGTGAGATTATTTTTTTGGATATTGGCTTAGAGAAAAATGCCTTATTATCTTTTGAAAATAAGAAGGATATTCCTAAACTTAATATAGATGATAAGTTAATTGTGGAGATTGAAACTGAGCCAAGAGATGAAAAAGGGGCAAAACTAAGTCTTGATTATTCAATAAATGGAGAAAATTTAGTTTTATTACCAAAATCAAAAAATCTTTCTATATCTAAGAAAATAAAAGATATTGAAGAAGTTAATAGATTAAAAAATATATTTTTAAATATAGATAATGGTTTAATACTTAGGACTAATTCTGAAGGAAAAACAAAAGAAAGTTTATTAGAAGAATATAAAGACTTAAAGAATATTGAAACTCAAATAAATAAAGAGTTTGAAAAGATAAATATAGGCTTACTTTATGATGTAAATAGTATCTTAAAAAAGGCAGTAACTTTATTTGATGATAGTATAGAAGAATTTATTATTGATGATAAGAATATTTTTGAAGAAATAAAAGTTTTATTAGAAGAAATAGGAAAAAAAGATTTAATAAAAAAATTAAGAAAATATTTTAAAGATGAAGAAATTTTTGAATATTACAATATAAACTCACAGATAGAAAGGGCTTTAGACAGAAAGGTTTATCTAGATAGTGGGGCATATATTGTAATTGAAAAAACAGAGGCTTTAATTAGTATAGATGTAAATACAGGACAAAATATTGGAAATAAAACTTCACAAGAACTTATTTTTCAAACAAACTTAGAGGCTACAAAAGAAATAGCAAGACAAATAAAATTAAGAAATTTAGCTGGAATAATTATTGTAGACTTTATAGATATGAAAAAAATTTCTGATAGAAAAAGGATTTTAGAAGAATTTAAGAGATATTTAAGTGAAGATAGAGTTGAAATTAATTCTCTTGAATATACCAATCTAGGTTTAATACAGTTTACAAGAAAAAGACAGGGAAAAGAATTGGCATTGTATTATAGAGAAAAGTGTCAATACTGTGAAGGAACAGGATATTTTTTCTCAAAAGATAGAATAATTTTAAATCTTTTAGAAGATTTAAACAGTCAAATAAAAAGTCAAGATATAAAAAAAATTTTAGTTAAAACTAAGAAAGATGTAATAAAAGAGCTTAATAAATATATAGACAATAATAAAATTGAATATATAGAGGATAACAATTTCTACAAGATAGGTTATAAGATGGAATTATATAATTAAAATAATTTTTAGAAGGAAGAGAAAATGATAAAAAAGATAATATTTTTTCTAGTTTTTAGTGTTGTTTCATTAGCACAACAAATTGAACTAAAAAGTATTGAAAAAACAATAAGTGTTGATGGACAAAATTACACGACTACATTATCACAAAACTATGATGAAAAAGATAAAAAATTAGAAATTTTATATATTGAAAAAGGTGATTATCCATTTGGTACTAAAGAAATTATCCAGTTTGATGCAGAAGGTAACAAGGAACTAAGTAAAGAGAAATTTAAATATAATATTTCAACAGGAAATTGGAATAAAGATTATAAGTCAGTTACAACTTATGAAAAAAATAAAAAAATAGAAGAGACTTATATGGCTGAAGAAAATAAGTGGACTGAATATATGAAGTATGAAAAGGAAAATACAAATGATTCAGAAACTTATATTATTTATAATTTTAAAAATAAAAAGTGGAATCCTTCTACTAAAACATATACTTTATTAAATAAAAATAAAAAAGATAATATTATTGAACTTTATAATTGGAATAAAAATAAACAAAAATGGGAATTAGAATCTAAATCTGTTTATACTTATAATCAAGAAGGGGAATTAGAAGAAACAGTTATTTATAAAAAAGAGGATAACTGGGT includes the following:
- the fabD gene encoding ACP S-malonyltransferase is translated as MGKIAFVYPGQGTQYVGMGKELYENNSRAKELFDKIFSSLDINLKEVMFEGPEDLLKRTDYTQPAIVSLSLVLTELLKEKGIEADYVAGHSVGEFAAFGGANYLSIEDAVKLVAARGRIMREVAEKVNGSMAAVLGMDAEKIKEVLKSVDGVVEAVNFNEPNQTVIAGEKEAVEKACVVLKEAGAKRAMPLAVSGPFHSSLMKEAGEQLKEEAKNYTFNVGKTKIVANTTAELLETDSEVKDEIYRQSFGPVKWVDTINKLKELGVTKIYEIGPGKVLSGLIKKIDKEIEVENIELI
- a CDS encoding acyl carrier protein, translating into MLDKVKEIIVEQLGVDADQVKPESNFVDDLGADSLDTVELIMSFEEEFGVEIPDTEAEKIKTVQDVINYIEANKK
- the fabF gene encoding beta-ketoacyl-ACP synthase II — translated: MKRVVVTGLGLISALGIGLEESWKKLIDGETGIDLITSYDTTDQPVRIAGEVKGFEPTDYGIEKKEVKKLARNTQFALVATKMALEDANFKIDETNADDVGVLVSAGVGGIEIMEEQYRTMLEKGPKRISPFTIPAMIENMAAGNIAIYYGAKGPNKSIVTACASGTHSIGDGFDLIRHGRAKAMIVGGTEASVTQFCINSFANMKALSTRNETPKTASRPFSKDRDGFVMGEGAGILILEELESALARGAKIYAEMVGYGETCDANHITAPIETGEGATKAMRIALKDANIPLEDVTYINAHGTSTPTNDVVETRAIKALFGDKAKDLYISSTKGATGHGLGAAGGIEGVIIAKAIAEGIIPPTINLHETEEECDLNYVPNKAIKADVKVAMSNSLGFGGHNSVIVMKKFEK
- the rnc gene encoding ribonuclease III — its product is MKNLLDLEHKLNYYFNDRNLLKNALLHKSLGNERKEYKNQNNERLELLGDAVLDLIVAEYLYKNYKNASEGTIAKLKAMIVSEPILAKISRQIGVGKFLMLSRGEVMSGGRNRESILADSFEAILGAVYIDSNLEEARVFALSHIKQYIDHIEENEDILDFKSILQEYVQKEFRTVPTYELVAERGPDHMKEFEIQVIVGNYKEKAVARNKKKAEQLSAKALCIKLGVKYHEAL
- a CDS encoding elongator complex protein 3 codes for the protein MKHYNIPVFISHFGCPNACVFCNQKKINGRETDVSLDDLKNIIDSYLKTLPKNSIKQVAFFGGTFTGISMNLQKEYLEVVKHYIDNNDVEGVRISTRPECIDDEILTQLKKYGVKTIELGIQSLDDKVLRATGRNYTYDIVKKSCDLIKNYGFELGIQLMIGLPKSDFKSDLQSAIKSLDLNPDIARIYPTLVIKGTELEFMYKKNLYQSLSIEEAVDRTVPIYSLLELKNINVIRVGLQPAEDLTADGVIISGPFHPAFRDLVENKIYFNFLSKIFDKDKKLDIEVNEKNVSKIVGQKAINKKTFYPNFKILINNDLSLDELIINSKKYTRKEILEGEFNEKISDFI
- a CDS encoding Rne/Rng family ribonuclease gives rise to the protein MKKYLILSKSSYEIKLALLEDNKLDEMYIERNNQKEITGNIYKGKVVDILNSGEIIFLDIGLEKNALLSFENKKDIPKLNIDDKLIVEIETEPRDEKGAKLSLDYSINGENLVLLPKSKNLSISKKIKDIEEVNRLKNIFLNIDNGLILRTNSEGKTKESLLEEYKDLKNIETQINKEFEKINIGLLYDVNSILKKAVTLFDDSIEEFIIDDKNIFEEIKVLLEEIGKKDLIKKLRKYFKDEEIFEYYNINSQIERALDRKVYLDSGAYIVIEKTEALISIDVNTGQNIGNKTSQELIFQTNLEATKEIARQIKLRNLAGIIIVDFIDMKKISDRKRILEEFKRYLSEDRVEINSLEYTNLGLIQFTRKRQGKELALYYREKCQYCEGTGYFFSKDRIILNLLEDLNSQIKSQDIKKILVKTKKDVIKELNKYIDNNKIEYIEDNNFYKIGYKMELYN